One genomic segment of Schistosoma haematobium chromosome 6, whole genome shotgun sequence includes these proteins:
- the MAT1A gene encoding S-adenosylmethionine synthase isoform type-1 (EggNog:ENOG410V4AF~COG:H), with the protein MPSFTNGGNAESDTFLFTSESVGEGHPDKVCDQISDAILDEFLRQDPEAKVACESFVKSGLILVGGEISSNAVVDIQKTVRDVVKHIGYDDTHKGLDYKNCNVLTVIEQQSADIAKGVHEGRKIEDIGAGDQGLMFGYATDETEECMPLTVTLSHALNKRIATCRRNGILPWAGPDSKTQVTVEYLNDHGACRPLRVHTVVISTQHDEHVTLEKVRADLMEYVIKEVIPINLLDEKTKYHLNPAGRFVIGGPQSDAGLTGRKIIVDTYGGWGAHGGGAFSGKDYSKVDRSAAYAARWVAKSLVKSGLCRRVLVQLSYAIGIAEPLAINVNSYGTGKISDKKLLDIIVNNFDLRPGVIVKDLDLRTPRYLQTAVYGHFGRPEFPWEQCKKLTF; encoded by the exons ATGCCTTCTTTTACAAACGGTGGGAATGCCGAATCGGATACATTTTTGTTCACTTCCGAGTCTGTTGGTGAAGGACATCCAG ACAAAGTTTGTGATCAGATAAGTGATGCCATACTTGATGAGTTTCTGCGCCAGGATCCTGAGGCTAAAGTAGCATGTG aATCCTTCGTAAAAAgtggacttattcttgttgggGGCGAAATCTCGTCGAACGCTGTAGTTGACATACAGAAAACTGTCCGCGATGTTGTGAAGCATATCGGTTACGATGATACTCACAAGGGTTTAGATTATAAGAATTGCAATGTCTTAACAGTAATTGAGCAACAAAGTGCAGATATCGCGAAGGGTGTACATGAAGGAAGAAAAATTGAAGATATTGGTGCTGGAGACCAA GGATTAATGTTTGGTTATGCAACTGACGAAACTGAAGAATGTATGCCCTTAACAGTTACCCTATCACACGCTTTAAATAAACGCATAGCCACATGTAGGCGTAATGGTATTTTGCCGTGGGCGGGTCCTGATTCAAAGACTCAA GTGACCGTAGAGTATTTAAATGATCATGGAGCTTGTCGACCTTTACGAGTACATACAGTGGTCATTTCTACACAACATGATGAACATGTAACTTTGGAAAAAGTTCGAGCTGATTTAATGGAATATGTTATTAAAGAAGTAATCCCTATAAATCTCTTAGATGAAAAAactaaatatcatttaaatccAGCTGGAAGATTTGTAATTGGTGGTCCTCAAAGTGATGCTGGTTTAACTG GCAGAAAAATCATTGTAGACACATATGGAGGCTGGGGTGCACATGGAGGTGGGGCATTTTCTGGGAAAGATTATTCCAAAGTTGATCGATCCGCAGCTTATGCAGCACGTTGGGTGGCTAAATCCCTTGTAAAATCTGGCCTTTGTCGCCGTGTCCTAGTCCAG CTCTCGTACGCTATCGGGATTGCAGAACCATTGGCTATTAATGTAAACAGTTATGGAACTGGAAAGATTAGCGATAAGAAATTATTGGATATTATTGTGAATAATTTCGATCTACGTCCTGGAGTAATAGTCAA AGACTTAGATCTCCGAACACCTCGTTATTTACAAACTGCTGTTTATGGCCACTTTGGTCGACCGGAATTCCCATGGGAACAATGTAAAAAGTTAACATTCTAA